A genomic stretch from Desulfovibrio sp. Huiquan2017 includes:
- a CDS encoding PD-(D/E)XK nuclease family protein, with protein sequence MRPVILIPWQTDFMPVLADMVAASDDPGRLTVLFPHNRPRRHLKGLLAAHPSMKRPAFMPEMTSIADFVSGLHRRLAPTPPVRANPLDLMEMLHRIVLDLSGRKGRLLSRLPELDREAFLPWGMLLARLMDDLLRQDLAPQDLEYMEGEVSAYAAALLEQLRAIHHEYLARLDAKGWTTPGLSASFVLDHLDDVAHVLGGRTVLAAGFYALSGTEDRLFRFLWERELLTPVLHSDPALAEGGRAHWATAEHTAWLARWGVRPEIPQGLDTTPRAPNIRFCEGYDRHSQLAGLAEDMREVHERDTLDRTAVVLPDEGALLPVLHLLPEVDPELEPNISMGYPLARTSLARLIETLLTLQENRAQDGRYYWKDVIALIRHPYLRLLGPEDRPLRPVLHFWEATIRRGDKFLAPQSWEPDWEDDALKDVDRAVAGPLLTEILTRCLAGFESTSTLAELGEALAGLAGMLHAHGEKLWHTYLLDAECLFRLTNSIIPQLKGAETCFKPFGRSTLHAFLRRMLDLERVSFEPDPLTGLQVLGVLETRLLHFDKLFILDAVEERLPGTNPFDPLLPDPLRRLLALPDARERDNVSGYNFYRLLMGAREAVVYYQNGVQPGLLDQKSVRSRFVEQLLWERELAAGRLLTPEDGVVRTVTFPASSLPAGPPPIPATAAVRGALTEFLTAKGLSPSSLDAYLNCPKRFFYQYLSGVRPVDSVDEEGDRSEFGSLIHDVLKEFLLPHVGTGEDLAALDPEPLLNAFSETFRAGPLFARLPLDTRMALMEAGRYRLEQFVATQQPATLLGLEHPLETVLTQDGLDIPFKGRIDRVERREKGVFILDYKTGGAQMPKTRFWGDMELLDRMAGFLDGDVDPDLLTDLADAARSVQLPAYLHLYAEAAGESPVNAGLVLLGQNGKEQRLFPDKWTEEEVDEAVDEIAPLLVQTLVRHMLTAPRFGPRPGDRCKWCDFCKPCGQTPPKDK encoded by the coding sequence ATGCGCCCCGTGATTCTGATTCCCTGGCAGACCGACTTCATGCCCGTGTTGGCCGACATGGTCGCCGCGTCCGACGATCCAGGCCGACTAACGGTCCTCTTCCCGCACAATCGCCCGCGCCGCCACCTCAAGGGGCTGCTCGCCGCGCACCCGTCCATGAAACGGCCCGCGTTCATGCCGGAGATGACCTCCATCGCGGACTTCGTGTCCGGGCTGCACCGCCGCCTTGCCCCCACGCCGCCGGTACGGGCCAACCCACTCGACTTGATGGAGATGCTCCACCGCATCGTCCTGGACCTGAGCGGCCGCAAGGGCCGTCTGCTTTCCCGCCTGCCCGAACTGGACCGCGAAGCCTTCCTGCCCTGGGGCATGCTCCTGGCCCGGCTCATGGACGACCTCCTGCGCCAGGACCTGGCTCCCCAGGACCTGGAATACATGGAGGGCGAGGTCTCGGCCTACGCCGCCGCCCTGTTGGAACAACTGCGCGCCATCCATCACGAATATCTGGCCCGGCTCGACGCCAAAGGCTGGACCACTCCGGGTTTGTCCGCCAGCTTCGTCCTCGACCATCTGGACGACGTGGCCCACGTCCTGGGCGGCAGAACCGTGCTGGCCGCCGGGTTCTACGCCCTGAGCGGAACCGAGGACCGGCTCTTCCGCTTTCTTTGGGAGCGGGAGCTCCTCACTCCGGTGCTGCACTCGGACCCGGCCCTGGCCGAGGGCGGCCGCGCCCACTGGGCCACGGCCGAGCACACGGCCTGGCTCGCCCGCTGGGGCGTACGCCCGGAGATCCCGCAGGGACTCGACACCACTCCCCGCGCCCCGAACATCCGGTTTTGTGAGGGCTACGACCGCCACTCCCAACTGGCCGGCCTGGCCGAGGATATGCGCGAGGTCCATGAGCGCGACACCCTGGACCGCACTGCCGTGGTCCTGCCCGACGAAGGCGCGCTCCTGCCCGTGCTGCACCTCCTGCCCGAAGTGGACCCGGAACTCGAACCGAACATTTCCATGGGCTACCCCCTGGCGCGGACCTCCCTGGCCCGCCTCATCGAGACCTTGTTGACCCTCCAGGAAAACCGCGCCCAAGACGGACGCTATTACTGGAAGGACGTCATCGCCCTCATTCGCCATCCCTACCTCCGCCTGCTCGGCCCCGAGGACCGGCCGCTCAGGCCCGTGCTCCATTTCTGGGAAGCGACCATCCGCCGCGGCGACAAATTTCTCGCCCCCCAAAGCTGGGAACCGGACTGGGAGGACGACGCACTCAAGGATGTGGATCGCGCCGTGGCCGGCCCCCTGCTCACGGAAATCCTGACCCGCTGCCTGGCCGGATTCGAATCCACGTCCACCCTGGCCGAATTGGGTGAAGCCCTGGCCGGGCTGGCGGGCATGCTCCACGCGCACGGGGAGAAGCTGTGGCACACCTATCTCCTGGACGCCGAGTGCCTGTTCCGGCTGACCAACTCGATCATCCCCCAACTCAAAGGAGCCGAAACCTGCTTCAAGCCCTTCGGCCGATCCACTCTGCACGCCTTCCTGCGGCGCATGCTCGACCTGGAACGCGTCTCCTTCGAGCCCGATCCCCTGACCGGACTTCAGGTCCTGGGGGTGCTCGAAACCAGACTGCTCCACTTCGACAAGCTCTTCATTCTCGACGCCGTCGAGGAGCGGCTGCCCGGCACCAACCCCTTCGATCCGCTTCTGCCCGACCCCCTGCGCAGGCTCCTTGCGCTTCCCGACGCCCGCGAACGGGACAACGTCTCGGGCTACAACTTCTATCGGTTGCTCATGGGCGCCAGAGAGGCGGTCGTCTACTACCAGAACGGCGTCCAGCCCGGCCTGCTCGATCAAAAATCCGTGCGCAGCCGATTTGTGGAACAACTCCTGTGGGAACGTGAACTGGCCGCCGGACGGCTCCTGACCCCCGAAGACGGCGTGGTCCGCACCGTGACCTTCCCGGCCAGCTCCCTGCCCGCCGGGCCGCCGCCCATACCGGCGACCGCCGCCGTGCGCGGGGCCCTGACCGAGTTTTTGACCGCCAAAGGGCTGTCGCCATCCAGCCTGGATGCCTACCTGAACTGTCCCAAGCGCTTCTTCTACCAATATCTTTCCGGGGTGCGCCCGGTGGACAGCGTGGACGAGGAAGGCGACCGCAGCGAATTCGGCTCCTTGATACACGACGTGCTCAAGGAATTTCTCCTGCCCCACGTCGGCACCGGCGAAGATCTGGCCGCCCTGGACCCCGAGCCGCTGCTCAACGCCTTCAGCGAGACCTTCCGGGCCGGACCGCTCTTCGCCCGGCTACCGCTGGACACGCGCATGGCCCTCATGGAGGCCGGGCGCTACCGCCTGGAACAATTCGTGGCCACCCAACAACCGGCCACCCTGCTCGGCCTGGAGCACCCCCTGGAAACCGTCCTGACCCAGGACGGCCTGGACATCCCGTTCAAGGGGCGCATCGACCGCGTGGAACGGCGCGAGAAGGGCGTATTCATCCTGGACTACAAAACCGGTGGCGCACAAATGCCCAAGACCCGCTTCTGGGGGGACATGGAGCTGCTCGACCGTATGGCCGGATTCCTGGACGGCGACGTGGACCCCGATCTCCTGACGGATCTGGCCGACGCCGCGCGATCGGTCCAGCTCCCAGCCTACCTGCACCTCTACGCCGAGGCGGCCGGGGAATCCCCGGTCAACGCCGGGCTGGTCCTGCTGGGCCAAAACGGCAAGGAGCAACGGCTTTTCCCGGACAAATGGACCGAAGAGGAAGTGGACGAGGCAGTGGACGAGATCGCCCCGCTCCTGGTACAAACATTGGTCCGACACATGCTCACGGCTCCCCGGTTCGGTCCCCGACCCGGCGACCGCTGCAAGTGGTGCGACTTCTGCAAACCGTGCGGGCAGACCCCGCCCAAGGATAAATAG
- a CDS encoding PPC domain-containing DNA-binding protein — protein MQYSQGTIGRVFTLRLENGERLPECLEQFAKEHAIKTALCTLIGGADNGNLVSGPKDGAARVIDPFLCPVRGAHEVLGLGTLFPDENGDPVLHMHAALGRAGETLAGCIRPGLDVWLVGEVVIVEIEGTDLLRQQDTRRGVTLLTQG, from the coding sequence ATGCAGTACAGCCAAGGCACTATCGGCAGGGTTTTCACCCTGCGCCTGGAAAACGGCGAACGGCTTCCGGAATGTCTCGAACAGTTCGCCAAGGAACACGCCATCAAGACCGCCCTGTGCACGCTCATCGGCGGCGCGGACAACGGCAACCTGGTCTCCGGTCCCAAGGACGGCGCGGCCCGGGTCATCGACCCATTCCTCTGTCCGGTGCGCGGAGCCCACGAGGTGCTCGGCCTCGGCACCCTGTTCCCGGATGAAAACGGCGATCCGGTCCTGCACATGCACGCCGCCCTGGGGCGCGCGGGCGAAACCCTGGCAGGCTGCATCCGTCCCGGCCTGGACGTCTGGCTGGTAGGCGAGGTCGTCATCGTGGAAATCGAGGGCACGGACCTGCTGCGCCAACAGGACACCAGGCGCGGCGTCACCCTGCTGACCCAGGGATAA